The sequence TCATATTAATTTTATATTATTTGAATACAGATTTTTACGGATTCTTTCTCTCTTAGGTTGGTGCAGATTAATTTGGGGGACGGGAATGTCCGATCTGGCTATTTTTGCCACGCTGGCGCGGTCTGATGCGCAACTTCCAGTCGACGTCTATTTTGACGAAACACTGTTAAAACGCGAAATACAACAGCTATTTCAAAGTGGTCCACGTTATGTTGGCCACGAGTTAATGGTACCCAATGTTGGCGATTACGCCACAATGGCATCCGAAAATGAAGGCCGCATGTTAGTGCGCAATCCTGAGGGCATTGTGCTAGTTTCTAACGTCTGTCGTCATCGTCAAGCGAAGATGCTCGACGGTCATGGCAACGCCCGCACTATCGTCTGTCCGCTACATCGCTGGACTTATGACCTCAAAGGTGAACTCATCGGAGCGCCGCATTTCGGCGAAACTCCATGTATGAACCTGTCTCAAACACCGCTGCAAAGCTGGAACGGCTTACTGTTTGAAGAAAACGGCTTTAATGTCGGGGAAAAACTCAACAAGTTAGGGGTGTCGAAAGACCTTGATTTCAGCAACTATTTGTTTGATCACGTTGAAGTGCATGAATGCGATTACAACTGGAAAACTTTTATTGAGGTTTATCTGGAGGATTATCACGTTGAGCCGTTTCACCCCGGATTGGGTAGTTTTGTCAGTTGCGACGATCTCACGTGGGAATTCAGCAAGGATTACAGCGTACAAACAGTCGGTGTCAATCATGGTCTGGCAAAATCCGGATCACCGGCTTACAAAAAATGGCAAGAACAGGTTCTCAAATTTGGCAACGGCAAACCACCAAAATTCGGTGCAATTTGGCTAACAATATATCCAAACATCATGGTCGAATGGTATCCCCACGTATTGGTGGTATCCACTTTGTGGCCAAGGGGGCCTCAAAAGACAACGAATGTGGTTGAGTTCTACTACCCTGAAGAAATCGCGTTATTCGAGCGCGAAATGGTAGAGGCCGAACGCGCTGCATACATGGAAACCTGTGTCGAAGATGATGAAATTGCGCTACGCATGGACGCTGGCCGCAGTATTTTAATGGCGCGAGGCGTAAGCGAAGTCGGGCCATATCAATCACCGATGGAGGATGGTATGCAGCATTTCCACGAATGGTATCGCAGCCAGATGGACCTACCAAAAACTAACGTCGACTAACACCCGCTGATCAATTACTTTAATCTGTACGACTTCGAAAAATCAGTCGTTCAGATTCATTCTTCTCTTCCTTTCTTCTCCCTCGTTTTTGAATTATCGCTCGTACTCCCGCGCTTTTCAACTTGATTATGGCTGAAACACCATCAAATTTGTTCCTCGCAGCGATAAGTGCGCCATCAAAGATTAGCAGCGCTTTGTGGCATTTAGTCCGCATCAACTGCGACATTTACTGAGATAGTTGCTTTATCTTATTTTCCAAGTTTGATGATTTTTTTGTAATCCCCTTTATGTGGTCGCTACCGCCATTAATTATCAACGGCTGATCGACAACAACGCTCTATAATTAAAGTGAACATTCTCGACTGCTAAATCGCTTATCGCCTCAAAAGCGAGCGATAAACCAAGTATCAAATGTGAGATTGAATTTCAAGGCACTATTGCGAACTTAAATGGCAAGCTTGGGTACAATATACTCGCTGCTACATGCAAGAACTACAGGAGATCGCTATGCCAAACAAACATCCTTACACCACGCTGATTTCAGCTGCCAACCTGTTGCAAAATGCGCCGCAAGCGAACTGGGTCATAATCGATTGCCGTCACGATTTGGCCGATCTGGATGCTGGCCGCGCAGCCTATACTTCTGGCCATATTCCTATGGCGCAATTCGCGCATCTCGATCAAGATTTATCTGGTGCCAAGCTAGCTGCAGATGGCGTTTTCAAAGGACGCCATCCGTTACCAGAACAAGATGCCCTGATCGCGACTTTGCGCCAATGGGGTATCAATGACGATACGCAGGTCGTTGCTTACGATGCGCAAGGCGGCATCTTTGCTGCGCGACTTTGGTGGCTGCTGCGCTCAATTGGTCATGCCTCCGTAGCGGTGCTTGATGGTGGATTAGCGGCTTGGCTAGCAGAAGGGCAAACGCTATCAACCACAGTCACTACAAACGTGAAGGGTACTATCAGCATCAAACCCGCGTTAGTCACCAACGTTGATGCGCAGGATGTTTTAAATAATTTAACCAATCCACAACGTACTGTGGTCGATGCCCGCGCACCGGACCGCTTCCGTGGCGAAAACGAGACCATAGACCCCATCGGCGGTCATATTCCTGGTGCAAAAAATCGCTTCTTTAAAAATAATTTACAAGCCGATGGACGCTTTAAACCGGGTCATCAACTGCACGAAGAGTTTAGTAACATTATCAGTGCATCCCAGGCTGCAGTGATGCAATGCGGATCTGGCGTAACTGCATGTCACAACTTGCTGGCTTTGGAAATTGCTGGCTTGCACGGCGCAGCGTTGTATCCTGGATCGTGGAGCGAATGGTGCGCAGATCCAAGTCGCCCGATTGCCACCGGTGCTTGATATTCCTTCCAAACAGCGCTGGCGGTAGTAAATAAAAGAGTGTTTGGTTAGTCGCAAAGGCAACTGACCTACACACTCTTCCGACGATGCGCGTCACTCAAATTGCACTACTCTAACGAGAGCAACGCCGTTCAATTCAGCTCAACTAACACCGTGGCTTTTAAACCATTCCAGGGCGCGTTTCCAGCCATCCTTGGCGTCAGCTTCAACATAACTCGAACGATAATCCGCGTTAAACGCGTGGCCTGAGTTTGGATACACGACAAAGGTCGATTTGCTGCTGCCCTTTGCAAGTGCAGCCTTCATTTGCTGAATACTATCTTGCGTAATTCCCTCATCTTTGCCGCCATATAAACCGAGTACCGGCACTTTCAATGCGGCTGCGATATCGACCGGTTGATGGGGATTGAGCGCGCTCTTATCGCCGACCAGACGGCCGTACCATGCCGCTCCCGCTGTGACTTTAGGATTGTGGGCACAGTACAATCACGTAATGCGACCGCCCCAACAAAATCCGTTAATGGCAAGCTTATCGATATTTCCACCATTTTCTTTGGCCCAAGCTACGCAGGCATCCAAATCCCCAAGTACCTGATCGTCCGGCACCTTCGAAATCACTTCTTTTTGCAGTTCCGCAATCGAGGCGAAGGCCGCCGGATTTCCCTGACGAATAAACAAATCGGGTGCGATAGCCAGATAGCCAAGCTTCGCAAAACGTCGTGCCACGTCCGCGATATGTTCATGTACACCAAAAATTTCGGAGATTACCAGCACTACCGGCAAGTTGCGCTTACCTTCCGGTTGGGCCCGGTATATTGGCACGGTCAGACCATTGATTTGTACTTCAACAGTACCGGCGGTCAATCCAATGGTATCGGTCTTAATCACAGTCTGTGCGCAGACCGGCAAAACCGCAGCCGCAAAGCCGGTGCCCAGGGCGGTCTTAATAAAGGTCCTGCGATCAACGTCGTCGGATAACCGCACTTTTCCTACCAGGCTATCAAAATCATCTTTTCAGTTCGGCACTCAGATTCTCCTAAAAAGTGGTGAAACTATCGTGGGTCAAGTTGTCGTCGTGAAAGCGATGAAATACACATGGAATTATTTAAAAAACGGTTAAGACTGTCTAACCACGTCTAACTCCTTTGCATGAACTGCTCTCAGCATTTGTACGCTGAGAGCGACATCAACACGATACAAACCGTCGCATCGTTCATACAGACTCAATTCAAACCAGCATCAATGTGCTTCATCCCAATTTTTTCCAACCCCGACTTCGGCAATCAGCGGGACCCGTAACTTTGCTACGCTAGCCATCAGTTCAGGCAACTTTACGCGAACTAATTCCAACTCTTCTTGCGGCACTTCAAGCACCAATTCATCATGGACCTGCATCACCATTTTGGATTTTAGCTGTTCTGCCTCAAGCCAGCCCTGCACGGCAATCATGGACAACTTAATCAAGTCGGCAGCGGTGCCTTGCATCGGTGCGTTAATCGCAGCGCGCTCTGCACCTTGGCGGCGTGGTCCGTTTGGCGAGTTGATTTCTGGCAACCATAAACGACGGCCGAAAACCGTTTCAACGTAACCTTGCGCTTTGGCCTGCAAGCGGGTGTTGTCCATAAACAATTTGACGCCGGAAAAGCGCATAAAATATTTTTCGATATACATTTGCGCCGCCGCCCGCTCGATACCCAGATTACCTGCCAGACCGAACGCGCTCATGCCATAAATCAAACCGAAGTTAATCACCTTGGCGTAACGACGCTGCTCGCTACTGACATCCGAAGCTGTTACACCGAAAATTTCGGCCCCGGTTGCGCGGTGAATATCAATACCATCAGCAAACGCCCGCAACATGTTTTCATCGCCGGAAATGTGCGCCATGATACGTAGTTCAATTTGCGAATAATCAGCCGAGACGATCACGCTATTTTCAGGCGCAACGAACGCCTCCCTGATACGACGCCCTTCGGCGGTGCGGATGGGAATGTTTTGTAAATTCGGATCGTTCGAAGCCAATCGCCCCGTCACCGCCACCGCCTGTGCGTAGTTGGTATGCACCCGTCCAGTAGACTGATTGACCATTTTCGGCAACTTGTCAGTATAGGTCGACTTCAACTTTGAAAGACTACGATAATCGAGCAAAATCTTCGGTAGCGGATAGTCTTCCGCTAGCTTTTGCAGTACTTCTTCATCGGTCGACGGTGCACCGGAAGGCGTTTTCTTGATGATTGGTAATTGCAGCTTTTCAAAGAAAATTTCTCCCAATTGTTTAGGAGAATTAAGATTGAATGGCTGACCCGCCAGGATATAAGCTTGCTGTTCAATTTCCAACAGGCGTTTACCTATTTCATTCGATTGGGTCTTCAACAAACCCGCATCGATCAAGACGCCATTGCGTTCAATTTTTTGTAAAACAACCGCGGTTGGGACTTCGATACTTTCGTAAATAAAACGCAGCTTTTCGTCGCTCTCAATATGCGGCCACATAGTCTGATGCAAGCGCAAAGTGACGTCAGCATCTTCCGCGGCATATTCAGTGGCACGTGCAATCTCGACTTCATCGAAACAAATTTGTGACGCGCCTTTTCCGCAGACCTCTTGAAAAGTAATCGTTTTATGTCCAAGATGGCGCAACGCCATGCTGTCCATGTCATGCGGACGGTGGGATTCGAAAACATACGATTCCAGCATCGTATCGTGCTCGATGCCGCGTAGTGTCACGCCTTGATTGGCAAAAATATGACTGTCGTATTTTAAATTTTGGCCGACTTTTAACTTAATTGGATCTTCCAGCCAGGATTTCATTTTTCCCAATACAAATTCCAACGATAGCTGTTGCGCGCCGTCTTGCGTCCGATGCGCTACTGGAATATACGCGGCCACGCCTATAGTGCAACTGAGCGAAATACCGACTAATTGTGCAGTCATCGGATCAAGCGAGGTTGTCTCAGTATCGACCGAGGTTAATGGCGCATCGGCAATGACGGTCATCCAGTGATCAAGTTGCTGTTCGGTCGTGACGGCCTCATAATTTGTTACCGCCCGCGGAAACAAACTACTTTGCCCCAGACTTTCCACTGCCGTCGTGACGGCATCGATCAGGCCGACTTTTTCATCGCCATCCACTTTACTGGTATTTTCTACTTTGGCCGTTGCAGCCACACTGCTAGCCACACTACTACTAAGCTCACGTAGCCATGTTTTAAAATTGTAACGCGTATAAAGCGAGATCAATGTTTCACTATCTTGCGGCAAAATAGCCAGTGAATCTGGAAATAAGCCCATGTGTTCGCTAAGATCGCAATCGGTCTTAACGGTAACCAGCGCTTTAGCCTGAGGTAGCCAATCGACCGCCTTCCGCAGATTTTCGCCCACCGCGCCACCGATGTTTGCGGCATTGGCAATCACTTGATCCACCGTATCGTATTGGGCCAGCCATTTCACCGCGGTTTTCGGACCAACTTTAGAGACGCCGGGAATATTATCGACCGTATCACCGATCAAGGTCAGGTAGTCAACAATACGGTCTGGGGGAACGCCAAATTTGGCAATTACCCCCGGCGGATCCAATTTCTCATTATTCATCGTGTTAATCAGTGTCACGTGCTGATTAACCAGTTGCGCCAGGTCCTTGTCGCCGGTGGAAACCACCGCGGTCATCCCGTGCGCGACCGCCTGAACTGTCAAGGTACCGATGACATCGTCGGCTTCAACACCTTCAACCATTAAAATAGGCCATCCCATAGCGCGCACTGCAGCGTGAATAGGCGTAATCTGTTTAACTAGGTCTTCCGGCATTGAAGCGCGTGTAGCCTTGTACTCGGTATACATATCGTCACGAAACGTTTTCCCTTTTGCATCGAACACGCAGGCAATGTAAGCTGCAGGGTAATCAAGACGTAAACGACGAAGCATATTTAAAATACCGTACAACGCGCCGGTCGGCTCGTTGTCGGCATTGCGCATATCGGGCAGAGCATGAAAAGCCCGATAAAGGTAACTGGAACCATCAACTAACAGCAGGGTTTTTTGCATATGGAATCGAACTTGAACGGAAAAAATGTACCGCGGTTGCGGCAAGTGACGGACATCGAACGTGCTACCTCCAAGAAGGCGCGCGAATCATGGCATATGTTCACAATTATGGCAGAGTTTATCGAGTCGACCGAACGTCTGTCTGAGTTACATCCTGCAGTCTCCATCTTTGGCTCGGCGCGGATTAAAGAAGATAACCCGTATTACGAACAATGTTCGGATATTGCACGACGCTTTTCGGACGCTGGATTCGCGGTTATTTCAGGCGGCGGTCCTGGTTTGATGGAAGCGGCCAATAAGGGCGCGTTTGAAGGAAAGTCACCCTCGATTGGCCTCAATATTGAGCTACCACACGAGCAAAGCAGTAATAAGTGGCAAGATATTTCGTTAAGTTTCCGCCACTTTTTTGCGCGTAAGGTTGCCTTCGTACGGCATGCGGATGCCTATATCGTATTACCCGGCGGCTTTGGCACCATGGATGAGCTAACCGAGGTCCTGACCTTGATTCAGACCGGGAAATGTCGAAAGATTCCGATCATTTTAGTCGGCAGTACGTT is a genomic window of Glaciimonas sp. CA11.2 containing:
- a CDS encoding aromatic ring-hydroxylating dioxygenase subunit alpha, whose translation is MSDLAIFATLARSDAQLPVDVYFDETLLKREIQQLFQSGPRYVGHELMVPNVGDYATMASENEGRMLVRNPEGIVLVSNVCRHRQAKMLDGHGNARTIVCPLHRWTYDLKGELIGAPHFGETPCMNLSQTPLQSWNGLLFEENGFNVGEKLNKLGVSKDLDFSNYLFDHVEVHECDYNWKTFIEVYLEDYHVEPFHPGLGSFVSCDDLTWEFSKDYSVQTVGVNHGLAKSGSPAYKKWQEQVLKFGNGKPPKFGAIWLTIYPNIMVEWYPHVLVVSTLWPRGPQKTTNVVEFYYPEEIALFEREMVEAERAAYMETCVEDDEIALRMDAGRSILMARGVSEVGPYQSPMEDGMQHFHEWYRSQMDLPKTNVD
- a CDS encoding sulfurtransferase, with protein sequence MPNKHPYTTLISAANLLQNAPQANWVIIDCRHDLADLDAGRAAYTSGHIPMAQFAHLDQDLSGAKLAADGVFKGRHPLPEQDALIATLRQWGINDDTQVVAYDAQGGIFAARLWWLLRSIGHASVAVLDGGLAAWLAEGQTLSTTVTTNVKGTISIKPALVTNVDAQDVLNNLTNPQRTVVDARAPDRFRGENETIDPIGGHIPGAKNRFFKNNLQADGRFKPGHQLHEEFSNIISASQAAVMQCGSGVTACHNLLALEIAGLHGAALYPGSWSEWCADPSRPIATGA
- the polA gene encoding DNA polymerase I: MQKTLLLVDGSSYLYRAFHALPDMRNADNEPTGALYGILNMLRRLRLDYPAAYIACVFDAKGKTFRDDMYTEYKATRASMPEDLVKQITPIHAAVRAMGWPILMVEGVEADDVIGTLTVQAVAHGMTAVVSTGDKDLAQLVNQHVTLINTMNNEKLDPPGVIAKFGVPPDRIVDYLTLIGDTVDNIPGVSKVGPKTAVKWLAQYDTVDQVIANAANIGGAVGENLRKAVDWLPQAKALVTVKTDCDLSEHMGLFPDSLAILPQDSETLISLYTRYNFKTWLRELSSSVASSVAATAKVENTSKVDGDEKVGLIDAVTTAVESLGQSSLFPRAVTNYEAVTTEQQLDHWMTVIADAPLTSVDTETTSLDPMTAQLVGISLSCTIGVAAYIPVAHRTQDGAQQLSLEFVLGKMKSWLEDPIKLKVGQNLKYDSHIFANQGVTLRGIEHDTMLESYVFESHRPHDMDSMALRHLGHKTITFQEVCGKGASQICFDEVEIARATEYAAEDADVTLRLHQTMWPHIESDEKLRFIYESIEVPTAVVLQKIERNGVLIDAGLLKTQSNEIGKRLLEIEQQAYILAGQPFNLNSPKQLGEIFFEKLQLPIIKKTPSGAPSTDEEVLQKLAEDYPLPKILLDYRSLSKLKSTYTDKLPKMVNQSTGRVHTNYAQAVAVTGRLASNDPNLQNIPIRTAEGRRIREAFVAPENSVIVSADYSQIELRIMAHISGDENMLRAFADGIDIHRATGAEIFGVTASDVSSEQRRYAKVINFGLIYGMSAFGLAGNLGIERAAAQMYIEKYFMRFSGVKLFMDNTRLQAKAQGYVETVFGRRLWLPEINSPNGPRRQGAERAAINAPMQGTAADLIKLSMIAVQGWLEAEQLKSKMVMQVHDELVLEVPQEELELVRVKLPELMASVAKLRVPLIAEVGVGKNWDEAH
- a CDS encoding TIGR00730 family Rossman fold protein, producing the protein MNGKNVPRLRQVTDIERATSKKARESWHMFTIMAEFIESTERLSELHPAVSIFGSARIKEDNPYYEQCSDIARRFSDAGFAVISGGGPGLMEAANKGAFEGKSPSIGLNIELPHEQSSNKWQDISLSFRHFFARKVAFVRHADAYIVLPGGFGTMDELTEVLTLIQTGKCRKIPIILVGSTFWEGLLEWFRTTLVTTGMIGAKDLDLIQVIDDPALIVDAVFDFYDKGETSLADSVDRHTDTGALL